One window of Peteryoungia desertarenae genomic DNA carries:
- a CDS encoding FAD-dependent oxidoreductase has protein sequence MNVSTAVIIGAGVAGLTAALSLARKGVSSTVLEQAPQLGEVGAGLQLSPNATRILALLDVLPDIERQWLEPKSVTLASGQSLRELTAIPVKEIARSRWGAPYGVLHRSTLQQALLKAVLHEPLCHLKLGTRVDGISREEIGDLAGVKPDLVIGADGVWSSCRDFVPDAPHVSFSGNIAWRFTIPAASAPTFLAHDRVMAFLGAKSHLVCYPLREIDGFNLVAISSGTGAAESWAIDADAARRAMLLERFHGWHQQIRHILAGAEHPTFWPLYEATDGAWHNGIDTVLIGDAAHAMMPFSAQGAAMAIEDAFSLAESLSHATLPSALAAFESDRKSRARRVKKRGQLNKFAYHARGPIRLGRDLVLSLKSPQSLAQDLDWLYGFRIK, from the coding sequence ATGAACGTCAGCACCGCCGTCATCATTGGAGCCGGCGTGGCTGGCTTAACGGCGGCACTTTCCCTTGCCCGCAAGGGTGTGTCCTCAACCGTTCTCGAACAGGCCCCCCAGCTTGGCGAAGTTGGTGCCGGGCTGCAGCTGTCTCCCAATGCGACACGCATTCTGGCGCTGCTCGATGTCTTGCCGGATATCGAAAGGCAATGGCTGGAGCCCAAGAGCGTTACCCTTGCTTCTGGGCAGTCACTGCGGGAACTGACTGCAATCCCTGTCAAGGAGATCGCAAGGTCGCGGTGGGGCGCACCCTATGGCGTCTTGCATCGATCGACCCTGCAGCAAGCACTCTTGAAAGCCGTGTTGCATGAACCTCTATGCCATTTGAAGCTTGGAACGCGCGTTGATGGCATCAGTCGCGAGGAAATTGGCGATCTTGCGGGCGTCAAACCAGACCTGGTGATTGGAGCTGATGGGGTATGGTCCAGTTGCCGTGACTTTGTTCCGGATGCGCCGCATGTCAGCTTTTCCGGCAATATTGCATGGCGCTTCACCATACCGGCGGCAAGTGCGCCGACATTTCTGGCGCATGATCGCGTGATGGCCTTTCTGGGAGCAAAGAGCCACCTGGTTTGTTACCCGTTGCGCGAGATTGACGGTTTCAACCTCGTCGCCATTTCAAGCGGCACAGGCGCCGCGGAAAGCTGGGCCATCGATGCAGATGCCGCACGGCGCGCCATGCTGCTTGAACGATTCCACGGCTGGCACCAGCAGATCAGGCATATCCTGGCCGGCGCAGAGCACCCGACCTTCTGGCCACTCTACGAAGCCACTGACGGCGCCTGGCACAATGGGATCGATACAGTTCTCATCGGAGACGCGGCGCATGCCATGATGCCCTTCTCGGCCCAGGGCGCTGCCATGGCAATCGAAGATGCATTTTCGCTCGCCGAAAGCCTGAGCCATGCCACCTTGCCAAGCGCGCTGGCCGCTTTCGAGTCAGACAGAAAAAGCCGCGCCAGGCGCGTCAAGAAGCGCGGCCAATTGAACAAGTTTGCCTATCATGCCCGAGGACCAATCCGTCTCGGTCGAGATCTCGTTCTGTCCCTCAAGTCGCCGCAGAGCCTCGCCCAGGACCTGGACTGGCTCTACGGCTTCCGGATCAAGTAA
- a CDS encoding zinc-finger domain-containing protein translates to MAGHTIPHFQNDGGHRVIEIGVKEFMCTGASSPFDHPHIFIDMGDENEKVCSYCSTLYRFNSTLKAEQTNPPGCVYHVKAA, encoded by the coding sequence ATGGCCGGCCATACCATTCCTCACTTCCAGAACGACGGCGGTCATCGCGTAATCGAGATCGGCGTGAAGGAATTCATGTGCACCGGCGCCTCGTCGCCATTCGACCATCCGCATATCTTTATCGATATGGGCGATGAGAACGAAAAAGTCTGCTCCTATTGCTCGACCCTCTATCGCTTCAATTCGACACTCAAGGCCGAGCAGACAAACCCGCCAGGGTGTGTCTACCACGTGAAAGCAGCCTGA
- a CDS encoding alpha/beta fold hydrolase, whose protein sequence is MNLDAPAFSRFSHDGLELAYFDDGDPSGAPVLLIHGFASTANVNWVYPGWLRTLGDAGFRVIALDNRGHGASDKPREAELYHPSLMAGDAAALLTHLGISRAHVMGYSMGARISAFLAIEHPDRVRSLVFGGLGIGLCDGVGDWDPIADALLAPSLDVVTHERGRMFRAFADQTKSDRQALAACIRTSRVLVSRADIASVDVPTLIGVGTKDDIAGSPAELASLMKDATALDIPNRDHMLAVGDRVFKKAVLEFYQRFD, encoded by the coding sequence ATGAACCTCGATGCACCTGCGTTTTCTCGATTTTCTCACGATGGCTTGGAACTTGCCTATTTCGATGATGGCGATCCGTCTGGTGCCCCGGTATTGCTGATTCATGGCTTTGCCTCGACAGCGAATGTCAACTGGGTCTATCCCGGCTGGCTGAGGACACTTGGTGACGCCGGGTTCCGCGTTATTGCGCTCGACAATAGAGGTCATGGTGCAAGCGACAAACCCCGTGAGGCGGAGCTCTACCATCCCTCACTGATGGCGGGTGACGCAGCTGCTCTCTTGACCCATCTTGGCATCTCGCGGGCCCATGTGATGGGCTATTCCATGGGTGCGCGAATCTCGGCTTTCCTGGCGATCGAACACCCGGACCGGGTGCGGTCTCTCGTTTTTGGTGGTCTTGGCATTGGCCTCTGCGATGGTGTGGGCGATTGGGATCCGATTGCCGATGCACTGCTCGCGCCGTCTCTGGACGTCGTCACGCATGAGCGCGGTCGCATGTTTCGGGCCTTTGCCGATCAGACCAAGTCGGACCGGCAGGCGCTGGCAGCCTGTATTCGCACCTCGCGTGTTCTGGTCAGCCGAGCAGACATCGCGAGCGTGGATGTGCCGACATTGATCGGCGTCGGGACGAAGGATGATATCGCCGGTTCGCCGGCGGAGTTGGCGTCATTGATGAAGGATGCCACGGCACTCGACATCCCGAACCGGGATCATATGCTGGCGGTAGGAGATCGCGTGTTCAAGAAGGCTGTCCTGGAGTTCTACCAGCGCTTCGACTAG
- a CDS encoding enoyl-CoA hydratase-related protein, translating to MKRMHEFATGQIKAECEAGIGQLIIDNPSRKNAINAAMWRAIPDAINWLVNQGGAAVILLSGGGSVDFSAGADISEFDTVRKDAETARIYEASNSRAFAAIRNASVPVIVAIRGVCYGGGFGLAAAADLRLASDDAIFAVPAARLGLAYPADAIQDFIHGLGSQLARKALFTGMSFRAGEMAKAGFLLKVTSSDSLHAHAQQLAETVGANAPLSLRAAKLALRAFEQNDEDLLRDAEIIGASTFTSEDYAEGRQAFRERRRPIFHGR from the coding sequence ATGAAACGCATGCATGAATTTGCAACGGGACAAATCAAGGCGGAGTGCGAAGCCGGAATTGGTCAATTGATCATCGATAACCCGTCCAGGAAGAACGCGATCAATGCCGCCATGTGGCGGGCGATCCCCGATGCCATCAATTGGCTGGTTAATCAGGGCGGCGCTGCGGTCATCCTGCTCAGCGGTGGGGGTTCTGTCGATTTCAGCGCAGGCGCCGACATTTCCGAATTTGATACCGTCCGCAAAGACGCTGAAACGGCGCGCATTTATGAAGCGAGCAACAGCCGTGCCTTTGCCGCCATTCGCAATGCTTCCGTTCCGGTTATCGTTGCCATTCGTGGTGTCTGCTACGGTGGAGGCTTTGGGCTGGCTGCCGCCGCCGATCTGAGACTTGCCAGCGACGATGCGATCTTCGCCGTACCAGCGGCCCGCCTTGGCCTCGCCTACCCGGCTGACGCGATCCAGGATTTTATCCATGGGTTGGGATCGCAACTGGCACGGAAAGCCCTTTTCACCGGCATGTCATTTCGGGCCGGAGAAATGGCAAAGGCTGGTTTCCTGCTTAAAGTGACCAGCAGCGACAGCCTTCATGCGCATGCCCAACAACTGGCCGAGACAGTTGGCGCGAACGCGCCCCTATCGCTGCGCGCCGCGAAACTGGCTCTGCGGGCTTTCGAACAAAATGACGAGGACCTTCTGCGCGATGCAGAGATCATCGGCGCATCGACCTTTACCAGCGAGGACTATGCCGAGGGCCGTCAGGCTTTCAGGGAAAGGCGCCGCCCCATCTTCCACGGGCGCTGA
- the cysE gene encoding serine O-acetyltransferase, which produces MVAKPEAFKSEHIKSMDPIWDSLRHEARTAADQDPMLAAFFHATVLSHRSLEDCVIYRICERLDHSDLPAILLRQAFEDMLADWPDWSAIMRVDIQAVYDRDPACTRFIEPVLYFKGFHALQTHRLAHWLWQQGRRDFALYLQSRSSNMFQTDINPAARIGKGIFLDHATGLVVGETARIGDNVSILHGVTLGGTGKEGADRHPKIGDGVLIGAGAKVLGNIEVGSCSRIAAGSVVLKPVPKCTTVAGVPARVVGEAGCAEPSRSMDQMLASEE; this is translated from the coding sequence ATGGTCGCAAAACCGGAAGCGTTCAAGTCCGAACACATTAAGTCGATGGACCCGATCTGGGACAGTCTGCGGCATGAGGCACGCACAGCTGCGGATCAGGACCCCATGCTCGCGGCCTTCTTCCATGCCACGGTGCTCAGCCATCGCTCCTTGGAAGACTGTGTGATTTATCGGATCTGCGAGCGACTTGATCATTCGGATCTTCCGGCGATCTTGTTGCGTCAGGCTTTTGAAGACATGCTTGCAGATTGGCCCGATTGGAGCGCGATCATGCGGGTCGACATCCAGGCGGTCTATGATCGGGACCCGGCCTGCACCCGCTTCATTGAGCCGGTGCTCTATTTCAAGGGTTTCCATGCGCTGCAGACCCATCGTCTGGCGCACTGGCTGTGGCAGCAAGGTCGGCGGGACTTTGCATTATATCTGCAAAGCCGTTCGTCGAACATGTTCCAGACCGACATAAACCCGGCGGCTCGGATCGGCAAAGGCATCTTCCTGGACCATGCCACCGGCCTCGTGGTCGGCGAGACGGCGCGTATTGGCGACAATGTCTCCATCCTGCATGGTGTGACGCTTGGCGGCACTGGCAAGGAAGGCGCAGATCGCCATCCGAAGATCGGTGACGGTGTGCTGATCGGGGCAGGGGCCAAGGTGCTCGGCAACATCGAAGTCGGCAGTTGCTCACGCATCGCTGCGGGCTCGGTGGTTTTGAAGCCTGTTCCCAAGTGCACCACAGTTGCAGGCGTGCCGGCACGGGTCGTCGGAGAGGCCGGTTGTGCCGAGCCTTCGCGTTCCATGGATCAGATGCTCGCATCCGAGGAATAG
- a CDS encoding DUF3126 family protein has protein sequence MKPDEIKKLEAYFKRTFNPNMVVKARPRKDDSAEVYVGDEFLGVVFKDEEDGDLSYNFSMAILDVDL, from the coding sequence GTGAAGCCAGATGAAATCAAGAAGCTCGAAGCCTACTTCAAGCGGACCTTCAATCCGAACATGGTGGTAAAGGCGAGGCCACGCAAAGACGACTCTGCCGAGGTCTATGTCGGTGACGAATTCCTAGGCGTGGTTTTCAAGGACGAGGAAGATGGCGATCTGTCCTACAATTTTTCCATGGCCATTCTCGACGTGGACCTTTAG
- a CDS encoding phasin family protein: protein MMNIDDANQKGKEAMDAMMKNYAEVTKGFQAIAAEATEFSKKSFQDVASHMEKLTGAKSIEAVVELQTSFAKSSYESFVAEATKMSEMYADLAKTVYKPFETPMTKAMAPAASAA from the coding sequence ATGATGAATATCGATGATGCCAATCAGAAGGGCAAGGAAGCCATGGACGCCATGATGAAGAATTACGCTGAAGTGACCAAGGGTTTTCAGGCTATCGCAGCAGAGGCGACGGAATTCTCCAAAAAATCCTTCCAGGATGTTGCCAGTCACATGGAGAAGCTGACGGGTGCCAAGAGCATCGAAGCGGTTGTCGAGCTCCAGACAAGCTTCGCCAAGAGTTCCTATGAGAGCTTTGTGGCCGAAGCGACGAAGATGAGCGAGATGTATGCCGACCTCGCAAAAACCGTCTACAAGCCTTTTGAAACACCGATGACCAAGGCAATGGCGCCGGCAGCCTCTGCCGCCTGA
- the clpS gene encoding ATP-dependent Clp protease adapter ClpS, which translates to MIAKPVFMQSQRDGDNANRGTSVITRTKPKTKKPNLYRVLLLNDDYTPMEFVIHILERFFQKDREAATRIMLHVHNHGVGECGIFTYEVAETKVSQVMDFARQHEHPLQCVMEKK; encoded by the coding sequence ATGATCGCTAAGCCGGTCTTCATGCAGAGCCAGCGTGACGGGGACAATGCCAATCGCGGCACCTCGGTGATCACGCGCACCAAGCCTAAGACAAAGAAGCCCAATCTGTATCGTGTCCTGCTTCTGAACGACGACTACACACCGATGGAATTTGTGATCCATATCCTGGAGCGCTTTTTTCAGAAGGATAGGGAAGCTGCTACCCGAATCATGTTGCATGTTCACAATCATGGTGTGGGGGAATGCGGTATCTTCACCTACGAAGTCGCCGAAACCAAAGTGTCGCAGGTTATGGACTTCGCCAGACAGCATGAACATCCGCTACAATGCGTCATGGAAAAGAAGTGA
- the clpA gene encoding ATP-dependent Clp protease ATP-binding subunit ClpA, whose translation MPTFSPSLEKALHQALTYANERHHEYATLEHLLLALIDDADAAAVMGACNVNLDALRKTVTDYVDNDLANLITGYDEDSKPTSGFQRVIQRAVIHVQSSGREEVTGANVLVAIFAERESHAAYFLQEQEMTRYDAVNYISHGIGKRPGASQVRTPRGAEESEGEAKQGREQEEGSAKNKQDALKAYCVNLNEKAKTGRIDPLIGRMDEVNRTIQILCRRSKNNPLYVGDPGVGKTAIAEGLAKRIVEGKVPEALADATIFSLDMGTLLAGTRYRGDFEERLKQVVKELEEYPGAVLFIDEIHTVIGAGATSGGAMDASNLLKPALSSGSIRCIGSTTYKEYRQFFEKDRALVRRFQKIDVNEPSVDDAIEIMKGLKPYFEEYHKLRYSNEAIKTAVELSARYISDRKLPDKAIDVIDETGAAQMLLPVSRRRKLITEKEIEATIATMARIPPKTVSKDDEMVLANLDKELRSVVYGQDTAIEALSTSIKLARAGLREPNKPIGCYVFSGPTGVGKTEVAKQLASSLGVELLRFDMSEYMERHTVSRLLGAPPGYVGFDQGGLLTDGVDQHPHSVVLLDEIEKAHPDIYNILLQVMDHGSLTDHNGKKIDFRNVILIMTTNAGASEMAKSAIGFGSSKRTGEDEEALNRLFTPEFRNRLDATIPFAPLPTEVINKVVQKFVMQLEAQLSERNVTFDLTDAAIGWLAKRGYDEKMGARPLARVIQEHIKKPLANEILFGKLKKGGVVKVGIKTNDAGEEVLDLDCLAEVAPVKPKPEAEVTSEKAEKPKKKTATKAKTAKAAKVEPVIAEEAPKPAKRSAVPKVPKSK comes from the coding sequence GTGCCAACATTTTCCCCCAGCCTAGAAAAAGCGCTGCACCAGGCCCTGACCTACGCCAACGAGCGCCATCACGAATATGCGACGCTCGAGCATCTTCTGCTTGCGCTGATCGATGACGCGGATGCAGCGGCCGTGATGGGCGCCTGCAACGTCAATCTCGATGCATTGCGCAAGACGGTCACCGATTATGTCGACAATGACCTGGCCAACCTGATCACAGGTTATGATGAAGATTCAAAGCCGACCTCGGGCTTCCAGAGGGTCATTCAGCGCGCTGTCATCCATGTACAGTCCTCCGGTCGTGAAGAAGTGACCGGGGCAAATGTGCTGGTGGCCATCTTTGCCGAGCGCGAAAGTCATGCGGCCTATTTCCTGCAGGAGCAGGAAATGACGCGCTATGACGCCGTCAATTATATTTCGCATGGTATCGGCAAACGTCCGGGCGCTTCGCAGGTCCGCACACCCCGTGGCGCCGAAGAAAGCGAAGGCGAGGCAAAGCAGGGACGCGAACAGGAGGAGGGTTCTGCCAAGAACAAGCAGGACGCGCTCAAGGCCTATTGCGTCAACTTGAATGAAAAGGCCAAGACTGGCCGGATCGATCCGCTGATCGGGCGTATGGACGAGGTCAACCGGACCATCCAGATCCTGTGCCGGCGTTCAAAGAACAATCCGCTCTATGTCGGTGATCCGGGCGTCGGGAAGACCGCAATCGCCGAAGGTCTGGCTAAGCGTATCGTGGAAGGTAAGGTTCCTGAGGCGCTTGCTGATGCAACGATCTTCTCGCTCGACATGGGGACGCTTCTTGCAGGCACCCGTTATCGCGGGGATTTTGAAGAGCGTCTGAAGCAGGTCGTCAAGGAACTGGAAGAGTATCCGGGTGCCGTGCTCTTCATCGACGAAATCCACACGGTCATTGGTGCAGGGGCCACCTCGGGTGGCGCCATGGATGCGTCCAATCTGCTGAAGCCGGCGCTATCGTCCGGTTCGATCCGCTGCATCGGCTCGACGACCTACAAGGAGTATCGTCAGTTCTTCGAAAAGGACCGCGCCCTTGTCCGCCGTTTCCAGAAGATCGACGTCAACGAGCCATCGGTTGATGATGCGATCGAAATCATGAAGGGCCTGAAGCCCTATTTCGAGGAGTATCACAAGCTTCGCTACTCCAACGAGGCGATCAAGACGGCTGTCGAGCTGTCTGCCCGTTATATCTCGGATCGCAAGCTGCCGGACAAGGCCATCGACGTTATCGATGAAACCGGTGCCGCACAGATGCTTTTGCCAGTCTCGCGTCGTCGCAAGCTGATCACCGAAAAGGAGATCGAAGCGACCATTGCGACCATGGCCCGCATTCCGCCGAAGACCGTTTCCAAGGACGACGAGATGGTCCTCGCCAATCTGGACAAGGAATTGCGCTCTGTTGTCTACGGACAGGATACGGCGATCGAAGCCTTGTCGACATCCATCAAGCTGGCGCGTGCCGGTTTGCGTGAACCAAACAAGCCGATCGGCTGCTATGTCTTCTCCGGCCCGACGGGCGTCGGCAAGACCGAAGTGGCCAAGCAGCTGGCATCGTCGCTTGGTGTCGAGCTTCTGCGCTTCGACATGTCGGAATATATGGAGCGTCACACCGTTTCTCGTCTGCTCGGAGCCCCTCCCGGCTATGTCGGCTTTGACCAGGGTGGTTTGCTGACTGACGGGGTCGATCAGCATCCGCATTCCGTCGTGCTGCTCGACGAAATCGAGAAGGCGCATCCGGACATCTACAACATTCTGCTGCAGGTCATGGACCATGGCTCGCTGACAGATCATAACGGCAAGAAGATCGATTTCCGCAATGTCATTCTGATCATGACCACCAATGCCGGTGCCTCGGAAATGGCAAAATCGGCGATTGGCTTCGGATCTTCGAAGCGCACGGGTGAGGATGAAGAGGCGTTGAACCGCCTGTTCACGCCTGAGTTCCGCAACCGCCTTGATGCGACCATCCCGTTTGCTCCTTTGCCGACGGAAGTCATCAACAAGGTCGTGCAGAAGTTCGTCATGCAGCTTGAGGCGCAGTTGTCCGAACGCAATGTTACCTTCGATCTTACCGACGCAGCGATCGGCTGGCTCGCCAAGCGTGGCTATGACGAGAAGATGGGCGCGCGGCCACTCGCACGCGTCATTCAGGAGCATATTAAGAAGCCGCTGGCGAACGAGATCCTGTTTGGCAAGCTGAAGAAGGGCGGCGTCGTCAAGGTCGGCATCAAGACGAACGACGCCGGTGAAGAGGTGCTCGATCTAGACTGCCTCGCGGAGGTCGCGCCGGTGAAGCCAAAGCCTGAGGCAGAGGTGACCAGCGAAAAGGCCGAAAAGCCGAAAAAGAAGACGGCAACCAAGGCCAAGACCGCGAAGGCGGCCAAGGTAGAGCCGGTGATCGCTGAGGAGGCACCGAAGCCTGCGAAGCGATCTGCTGTCCCGAAAGTTCCCAAGTCGAAGTAA
- a CDS encoding AzlC family ABC transporter permease, giving the protein MPSVSPESSRRHWFFQGMRGIVSLPALILMTSFVGFAAFALESGIPRAEAMFMTAMIWALPAKMILVGMMASGANLLAMFLAVSLSSIRLMPMVASLIPEMRNEKTPTWLLLFLSHFIAITAWVFAMGTLKNVPREMRTSYFAGFGVTLVTINTILVGVCYSLVAAFPPLIAGTLFFLTPVYFMASIWATARHSVVRIAFVVGVVSGPVLAMLIPGFDILVAGLVGGTLAYLIDRFLVRANKKTQDDPVSTEEVL; this is encoded by the coding sequence ATGCCCTCGGTCTCCCCTGAATCATCCCGTCGCCATTGGTTCTTCCAGGGTATGCGCGGGATCGTCTCCCTGCCTGCACTGATTCTGATGACGTCCTTCGTCGGATTTGCCGCCTTCGCGCTCGAATCTGGCATCCCCAGGGCAGAAGCGATGTTCATGACGGCGATGATCTGGGCGCTGCCTGCGAAGATGATCCTCGTTGGCATGATGGCAAGTGGCGCCAATCTGCTGGCCATGTTCCTCGCCGTATCGCTTTCTTCTATCCGTCTGATGCCCATGGTGGCGTCGCTCATCCCCGAAATGCGTAATGAGAAGACGCCGACCTGGCTCCTGCTTTTCCTCTCCCATTTCATCGCCATCACGGCCTGGGTCTTCGCCATGGGGACGCTGAAGAACGTGCCGAGAGAGATGCGCACAAGCTATTTTGCCGGCTTTGGCGTCACGCTTGTCACCATCAACACAATCCTTGTGGGCGTCTGCTACAGCCTTGTCGCAGCCTTTCCTCCACTGATTGCCGGAACGCTTTTCTTTCTTACCCCCGTCTATTTCATGGCTTCGATTTGGGCGACCGCCCGGCATTCGGTGGTTCGAATCGCTTTTGTGGTGGGGGTTGTCTCAGGACCGGTGCTTGCCATGCTCATTCCAGGCTTCGATATTCTCGTCGCTGGTCTGGTGGGCGGCACACTTGCCTACCTCATTGACCGCTTCCTCGTTCGAGCAAACAAGAAGACACAAGACGATCCGGTGAGCACGGAGGAAGTCCTATGA
- a CDS encoding AzlD domain-containing protein, which produces MMTDLWPFIVIALAGWLATDIWRWLGVVTGNRLQEGSEALNWVKAVATSLVMAVTAKLIVFPTGTLEGTPLWLRLTAACVGFAAFLLSGQKVIVGVVVPLTILASGLYMLGYGLS; this is translated from the coding sequence ATGATGACGGATTTGTGGCCCTTCATTGTAATCGCTCTGGCCGGTTGGCTTGCCACCGATATATGGCGATGGCTTGGGGTTGTAACAGGCAACCGCCTTCAGGAGGGGTCTGAGGCCCTGAACTGGGTCAAGGCTGTGGCGACATCTCTGGTCATGGCGGTAACGGCCAAGCTGATTGTTTTTCCCACGGGCACGCTGGAGGGAACGCCTCTCTGGCTCCGACTGACTGCAGCCTGTGTCGGTTTCGCCGCCTTTCTCCTCAGCGGCCAGAAGGTGATTGTCGGTGTAGTGGTCCCGCTGACGATCCTTGCCAGCGGGCTCTACATGCTTGGTTACGGGCTTTCCTGA
- a CDS encoding HIT family protein, with translation MTNSAYDANNIFAKILKGEIPSVKVYEDDDALAFMDVMPQAPGHLLVIPKIGSRNILDADPAVLSKLLPLIQKLAHAVKDAFEADGILINQFNEPAAGQTVFHLHFHIIPRHQGMGLKPHAGGMEKVDVLEANAAKIRDALQESP, from the coding sequence ATGACGAACAGTGCCTATGACGCCAACAACATCTTTGCCAAGATCCTCAAGGGTGAGATTCCGTCGGTCAAGGTCTATGAGGATGACGATGCGCTGGCCTTCATGGATGTCATGCCCCAGGCCCCCGGTCACCTGCTGGTGATCCCCAAAATCGGATCAAGAAACATTCTGGATGCCGATCCCGCTGTCCTTTCCAAGCTGCTGCCACTCATCCAGAAGCTGGCTCATGCGGTAAAAGACGCTTTCGAGGCTGACGGTATCCTGATCAACCAGTTCAACGAACCGGCGGCCGGTCAAACCGTTTTCCATCTCCATTTCCACATTATCCCACGTCATCAGGGGATGGGTTTGAAACCCCATGCCGGGGGCATGGAGAAAGTGGATGTGCTTGAGGCGAATGCAGCCAAGATCCGTGATGCGCTTCAGGAAAGCCCGTAA
- a CDS encoding GNAT family N-acetyltransferase → MADELTIRRLSSFSDIDAAEWSQLSGASRFGPSYNPFLSHAFLSSLEESGSAIAETGWLGQHLLLEVEGRLLGAIPCYLKSHSRGEYVFDQGWADAFGRAGGRYYPKLQASIPFTPATGQRLLVRQGEDPAMVRTILAEGLRQTTVELGLSSAHVTFLPEEELSSLTASEFLHRTDQQFHFLNKGYANHEEFLAELSSSKRKNLRKERRIALENDISVEWLTGSELTEDIWDQFYAFYMDTGSRKWGRPYLTRAFYSLVGERMADDILLVMAKRNGRYIAGAINFIGADALYGRHWGCLEDHPFLHFEVCYHQAIDFALSKGLARVEAGAQGEHKLARGYQPVTTHSAHFILHPGLRKAVSDYLAHERREVEHISAYLGEHTPFRKGELQRREGEEFDG, encoded by the coding sequence ATGGCCGACGAATTGACGATCCGCAGACTGTCTTCATTTTCGGATATCGACGCGGCTGAATGGAGCCAACTGTCCGGAGCCTCGCGCTTCGGACCTTCTTATAATCCATTTCTGTCTCATGCTTTCCTATCTTCACTGGAAGAGTCCGGCTCTGCTATCGCAGAAACCGGCTGGCTCGGGCAGCATCTGCTGCTTGAGGTAGAGGGAAGGCTTCTTGGGGCGATCCCCTGCTACCTGAAAAGCCATAGCCGCGGGGAATATGTGTTTGACCAGGGATGGGCCGACGCCTTCGGACGCGCCGGCGGGCGCTATTATCCCAAGCTCCAGGCCTCGATCCCGTTCACGCCTGCAACCGGTCAACGACTGCTTGTCCGTCAAGGCGAGGATCCGGCCATGGTTCGCACCATTCTTGCAGAAGGGCTGAGACAGACCACGGTAGAATTGGGCCTGTCCTCAGCCCATGTCACTTTCCTGCCCGAAGAGGAACTCTCTTCCCTTACGGCAAGCGAGTTTTTACATCGGACCGATCAGCAGTTCCACTTTCTGAACAAGGGCTATGCCAACCACGAGGAGTTTCTGGCCGAACTTTCCTCGTCCAAACGCAAGAACCTTAGGAAAGAGCGCCGGATTGCGCTCGAGAACGACATTTCTGTCGAGTGGCTGACGGGGAGTGAGCTCACCGAAGACATCTGGGATCAGTTCTATGCATTCTATATGGATACCGGGAGCCGCAAATGGGGCCGGCCTTACCTGACCCGTGCCTTCTATTCTCTGGTCGGAGAGCGTATGGCCGATGACATCCTGCTGGTGATGGCGAAACGGAACGGTCGCTACATAGCAGGGGCCATCAACTTCATCGGTGCCGATGCCCTATACGGGCGTCATTGGGGGTGCTTAGAAGACCACCCCTTCCTGCATTTCGAAGTCTGCTATCATCAGGCTATCGATTTCGCGCTCTCGAAGGGGCTTGCCCGGGTCGAAGCCGGTGCCCAAGGCGAACACAAGCTGGCGCGTGGATACCAGCCCGTCACCACGCATTCCGCCCATTTCATTTTGCATCCTGGGCTGCGAAAGGCCGTGTCCGACTATCTTGCGCATGAAAGGCGGGAGGTAGAGCATATAAGCGCCTATCTCGGCGAGCACACGCCGTTCCGCAAGGGTGAACTGCAAAGACGCGAGGGGGAAGAATTCGACGGTTGA